The Alteriqipengyuania halimionae genome contains a region encoding:
- a CDS encoding enoyl-CoA hydratase-related protein gives MADYENILVDHDNSVAKITLNRPDRLNAITPAMAVELRDALAAPGDARAFLIEGAGRAFCSGADLASGRDRGSSGGRGAYDSLSMSYNPLMVQMAQCSVPIIAAVNGPAAGIGCSIALACDFVLAGSSAYFLQAFVNIGLVPDGGATWMLPRLIGKARATEMMMLGEKIGAEKAEDWGLIYKAVSDEALSDEAQALAARLAKGPTLALGQIRENIMHALQHDLTGALHQEALGQHRAGDSKDAVEGAMSFLQKRKPDFKGE, from the coding sequence ATGGCAGATTACGAAAATATCCTCGTCGACCACGATAATTCGGTCGCGAAAATCACGCTTAACCGGCCCGATCGCCTGAACGCGATCACGCCTGCCATGGCCGTCGAACTGCGCGATGCGCTGGCTGCGCCGGGTGATGCGCGCGCGTTCCTGATCGAGGGGGCAGGGCGGGCGTTCTGCTCGGGTGCCGATCTCGCCAGTGGCCGCGACCGCGGGTCCAGCGGCGGGCGCGGGGCCTATGACAGCCTGTCGATGAGCTACAACCCGCTGATGGTGCAGATGGCGCAATGCAGCGTGCCGATCATCGCGGCGGTCAATGGACCGGCGGCGGGCATCGGGTGCTCGATCGCGCTGGCGTGCGATTTCGTCCTCGCCGGAAGCTCGGCCTATTTCCTCCAGGCCTTCGTCAATATCGGCCTCGTGCCCGATGGCGGCGCGACATGGATGCTGCCCCGCCTGATCGGCAAGGCCCGCGCGACCGAGATGATGATGCTGGGCGAGAAGATCGGCGCGGAAAAGGCCGAGGACTGGGGCCTGATCTACAAGGCCGTATCCGACGAGGCGCTGTCCGACGAGGCGCAGGCCCTCGCTGCGCGCCTCGCCAAGGGGCCCACGTTGGCGCTGGGCCAGATTCGCGAGAACATCATGCACGCGCTGCAGCACGACCTGACCGGCGCGCTCCATCAGGAAGCGCTCGGCCAGCACCGCGCGGGCGACAGCAAGGATGCCGTCGAAGGCGCGATGTCGTTCCTCCAGAAGCGCAAGCCGGACTTCAAGGGCGAGTGA
- a CDS encoding POT-type proton-dependent oligopeptide transporter translates to MASQVGSLYKPDDLRRADAFQIFYLAINAGVIASPLIVGTLGETMGWHWGFGAAGVGMLIGLAIYLWGQKYLPREHFGVAKTTAEPKEPMSRKDWLATAALILLIPVLAVAIVPNNQIFNAYLVWADKDFALYWGGEKLPTTWLITLDAVVSVSFLAIVAGFYRWWKTRWTEPDELTKIIIGSVFSIGGMVCLYMAAATTPPGEKIGLAWPVMFHIVNSIGLAHMLPVSLALFARLAPKQINATVIGLYYLSFFAGNSLVGWVGGWFETMPVTQFWLIHMALATGAGVVFMLFKLLLAPRLMGKAEPEDAALA, encoded by the coding sequence ATCGCCAGCCAGGTCGGCAGCCTTTACAAACCCGACGATCTGCGCCGTGCCGACGCGTTCCAGATCTTCTACCTCGCGATCAACGCCGGTGTGATCGCCAGCCCGCTGATCGTTGGCACGCTGGGTGAGACGATGGGCTGGCACTGGGGCTTCGGCGCGGCGGGCGTCGGCATGCTCATTGGCCTCGCGATCTATCTCTGGGGCCAGAAATACCTGCCCCGCGAACATTTCGGCGTCGCGAAAACAACCGCCGAGCCCAAGGAGCCGATGAGCCGCAAAGACTGGCTCGCCACCGCCGCGCTGATCCTGCTGATCCCGGTGCTGGCGGTGGCGATCGTGCCCAATAACCAGATCTTCAACGCCTATCTCGTCTGGGCGGACAAGGATTTCGCGCTCTATTGGGGTGGCGAGAAGCTGCCGACCACTTGGCTGATCACGCTCGATGCAGTGGTATCGGTCAGCTTCCTCGCGATCGTCGCGGGGTTCTATCGCTGGTGGAAGACCCGCTGGACCGAGCCCGACGAGCTGACCAAGATCATCATCGGCTCGGTGTTTTCGATCGGCGGGATGGTGTGCCTCTACATGGCGGCAGCGACCACACCTCCGGGCGAGAAGATCGGCCTTGCCTGGCCGGTCATGTTCCACATCGTCAACTCGATCGGCCTCGCGCACATGCTCCCGGTCAGCCTCGCGCTGTTCGCGCGGCTTGCACCCAAGCAGATCAACGCGACCGTGATCGGTCTCTATTACCTGTCGTTCTTCGCCGGCAATTCGCTGGTCGGCTGGGTCGGCGGATGGTTCGAGACCATGCCGGTAACGCAGTTCTGGCTGATCCACATGGCTCTGGCCACAGGGGCAGGCGTGGTGTTCATGCTGTTCAAGCTGCTGCTTGCCCCGCGCCTTATGGGCAAGGCCGAGCCCGAGGATGCAGCGCTGGCCTGA
- the scpA gene encoding methylmalonyl-CoA mutase gives MSDNKTPTYDDWKTKADKEVKGRDLTWHTPEGIAVKPLYTSEDVGAHAPELDPGVPGIAPFTRGPYASMYTGRPWTIRQYAGFSTAEESNAFYRRNLAAGQKGLSVAFDLATHRGYDSDHPRVVGDVGKAGVAIDTVRDMEILFDQIPLDTMSVSMTMNGAVIPVLAFYIVAAERQGVSQDKLAGTIQNDILKEFMVRNTYIYPPEPSMRIISDIIAYTSANMPKFNSISISGYHMHEAGATAVQELAFTIADGKEYAKRAMEAGLDLDAFAPRLSFFWGIGMNFFMEIAKMRAARHLWHDVMTDLGAQNPKSKMLRTHCQTSGVSLQEQDPYNNVIRTTIEAMAAVLGGTQSLHTNALDEAIALPTDFSARIARNTQLVIQEETGITNVADPLGGSYYIESLTAALVEKAKAMLDEVEAAGGMTEYVASGQPKAQIERAAAVKQARVDRGETVIVGVNKYRRDKEDEIDTLDIDNHAVRQSQIARLEEVRAKRDEKACQAALESLTEGARGGENVLQLAVEAARHDATLGEISAAMEDVFGRYDTIPAPVRGVYSEAYADDDRYAQVVEGVKAVERRLGRAPRLMVAKMGQDGHDRGANVIASAFADMGFEVVSGPLFQTPEETRDMALETQVDAIGASSLAAGHKTLIPELIGLLKDAGRPDIKVIAGGVIPQKDYDFLRDAGVQGIYGPGSNVVECAADVLRLLGHNMPPAGDELEAAE, from the coding sequence ATGAGCGACAACAAAACCCCCACTTACGACGACTGGAAAACCAAGGCCGACAAGGAAGTGAAGGGCCGCGACCTGACCTGGCACACGCCGGAAGGGATCGCGGTCAAGCCACTCTATACGTCTGAAGATGTGGGTGCCCACGCGCCCGAACTCGATCCCGGTGTTCCGGGCATCGCGCCGTTCACGCGCGGGCCCTATGCCTCGATGTATACCGGGCGGCCGTGGACCATCCGCCAATATGCGGGCTTCTCCACCGCAGAGGAATCGAACGCCTTCTATCGCCGTAATCTGGCCGCCGGGCAGAAGGGCCTCTCGGTCGCCTTCGACCTCGCCACCCATCGCGGATACGATTCCGATCACCCGCGCGTGGTTGGCGATGTCGGCAAGGCTGGCGTCGCGATCGACACCGTACGCGACATGGAAATCCTGTTCGACCAAATCCCGCTCGACACGATGAGCGTATCGATGACGATGAACGGCGCGGTGATCCCCGTGCTGGCGTTCTACATCGTCGCGGCGGAGCGGCAGGGGGTTTCGCAGGACAAGCTCGCCGGAACCATCCAGAACGACATTCTCAAGGAGTTCATGGTCCGCAACACCTATATCTACCCGCCCGAACCGAGCATGCGGATCATCTCGGACATCATCGCCTATACTTCGGCCAACATGCCGAAATTCAACAGCATTTCGATCTCGGGCTATCATATGCACGAGGCCGGGGCCACCGCGGTGCAGGAACTCGCCTTCACCATTGCCGACGGCAAGGAATACGCCAAGCGCGCGATGGAAGCGGGCCTCGATCTCGATGCCTTCGCGCCGCGCCTGTCCTTCTTCTGGGGCATCGGCATGAACTTCTTCATGGAGATCGCCAAGATGCGCGCGGCGCGTCATCTGTGGCACGATGTGATGACCGATCTCGGTGCGCAGAACCCCAAGTCGAAGATGCTGCGCACCCATTGCCAGACGAGCGGCGTTTCGTTGCAGGAGCAGGACCCCTACAACAACGTCATCCGCACCACGATCGAGGCGATGGCGGCGGTGCTGGGCGGCACACAGTCGCTCCACACCAATGCGCTGGACGAGGCGATCGCGCTGCCGACCGACTTCTCCGCTCGCATCGCGCGCAACACGCAGCTGGTGATCCAGGAAGAAACCGGCATCACCAATGTCGCCGATCCGCTGGGCGGTTCGTACTACATCGAAAGCCTCACCGCGGCGCTGGTCGAGAAGGCCAAGGCCATGCTGGACGAGGTCGAGGCGGCGGGCGGGATGACCGAATATGTTGCTAGCGGTCAGCCCAAGGCGCAGATCGAGCGCGCCGCCGCGGTGAAGCAGGCCAGGGTCGATCGCGGCGAGACCGTGATTGTCGGGGTCAACAAGTATCGCCGCGACAAGGAAGACGAGATCGACACGCTCGATATCGACAACCACGCTGTGCGCCAGAGCCAGATTGCGCGGCTCGAGGAAGTGCGCGCCAAGCGCGACGAGAAGGCGTGCCAGGCCGCGCTCGAATCCCTGACCGAAGGCGCGCGGGGCGGTGAGAACGTCCTGCAGCTCGCGGTCGAGGCCGCGCGCCACGACGCCACGCTTGGCGAAATCAGTGCGGCAATGGAAGATGTGTTCGGTCGCTACGACACGATCCCCGCCCCGGTGCGCGGCGTCTATTCCGAAGCCTATGCCGACGACGATCGCTATGCGCAGGTGGTCGAAGGCGTGAAGGCGGTCGAACGCCGCCTGGGCCGCGCGCCGCGCCTGATGGTTGCCAAGATGGGGCAGGACGGCCACGACCGCGGGGCCAATGTGATCGCGAGCGCCTTTGCCGATATGGGCTTCGAAGTCGTCTCCGGCCCGCTGTTCCAGACGCCGGAAGAAACCCGCGACATGGCGCTCGAAACGCAAGTCGACGCCATCGGCGCGAGCAGCCTTGCGGCGGGCCACAAGACGCTGATCCCCGAACTGATCGGCTTGCTGAAAGACGCGGGCCGCCCAGACATCAAGGTGATCGCCGGCGGCGTGATTCCGCAGAAGGACTACGACTTCCTGCGCGATGCCGGGGTGCAGGGCATTTACGGCCCGGGCAGTAACGTGGTCGAGTGCGCCGCGGACGTGCTGCGCTTGCTGGGGCACAATATGCCACCTGCGGGGGACGAGTTGGAGGCGGCGGAGTGA
- the bioB gene encoding biotin synthase BioB → MTQIRTDWTREQIAEMFDLPFTELLFQAATVHREYHPPEQVQLCTLLSIKTGGCPEDCGYCSQSVKADSGVEATKLMDVRAVLQTAAQAKDAGSQRFCMGAAWRNPKDRDMPAIVEIVKGVRAMGLETCMTLGMLTPKQADMLKEAGLDYYNHNVDTGPEYYERVISSRNYQDRLDTLQNVRDAGINVCSGGIVGMGETREDRVGFVHTLATLERHPESVPVNALVPVKGTVLGDMLADTPLAKIDDIEFVRTVAVARITMPMSMVRLSAGRESMSEATQAMCFMAGANSIFTGDKLLTAPNAGDDSDGALFAKLGLTPLQGEEPLRQARTGVDQQMEPAE, encoded by the coding sequence ATGACCCAAATCCGCACCGACTGGACACGCGAACAAATCGCCGAGATGTTCGACCTTCCCTTCACCGAATTGCTTTTCCAAGCTGCCACGGTCCATCGCGAATATCATCCGCCCGAACAGGTGCAGCTGTGCACGCTGCTCTCGATCAAGACCGGCGGGTGTCCGGAAGATTGCGGCTATTGCTCGCAGTCGGTGAAGGCCGATAGCGGCGTTGAGGCGACCAAGCTGATGGACGTTCGCGCCGTGCTGCAGACTGCGGCGCAGGCGAAGGATGCGGGCAGCCAGCGCTTCTGCATGGGCGCCGCGTGGCGCAATCCCAAGGACCGCGACATGCCCGCGATTGTCGAGATCGTGAAAGGCGTGCGCGCGATGGGGCTGGAGACCTGCATGACGCTGGGCATGCTGACGCCAAAGCAGGCGGATATGCTCAAGGAAGCGGGCCTCGACTATTACAATCACAATGTCGACACCGGGCCGGAATATTACGAGCGGGTGATCTCGTCGCGCAACTACCAGGACCGGCTCGATACGCTCCAGAACGTGCGCGATGCGGGCATCAATGTGTGCAGCGGCGGAATCGTGGGCATGGGCGAAACGCGCGAGGACCGCGTGGGCTTCGTCCACACGCTCGCCACGCTCGAACGCCATCCCGAAAGCGTGCCGGTCAACGCGCTGGTTCCGGTCAAGGGCACGGTGCTGGGCGACATGCTCGCCGATACCCCGCTCGCCAAGATCGACGATATCGAATTCGTTCGCACCGTGGCGGTCGCGCGCATTACCATGCCGATGAGCATGGTGCGCCTGTCCGCCGGACGCGAGAGCATGAGCGAGGCCACGCAGGCAATGTGCTTCATGGCGGGCGCGAATTCGATCTTCACCGGCGACAAGCTGCTCACCGCGCCGAATGCGGGCGACGACAGCGACGGCGCGCTGTTCGCCAAGCTGGGGCTGACGCCGCTACAAGGCGAGGAGCCCCTTCGTCAGGCTCGGACCGGGGTAGATCAGCAAATGGAGCCGGCTGAATGA
- a CDS encoding heme-dependent oxidative N-demethylase family protein, whose product MSLGFSVEDLLPKARGGGQLKMGLQKLDEECWLQPDPDLAARAEGFAAYPEGIQLSPDGEGPGGELAAMLGLTGGLPEAAQAHHEDMCLLTKREQDEQYRLVGAAVAWPSDWTPADKLGLPLRALHAPIQGYEEQLASGVDHFMAKLKPGPIYGRCNWFIATTGDMRWVAEPPATAFAHVTRQNAGETLFVRSERQTLRRLPQTGAILFTIGVYVSPLGDLSAANIAMLARAIGSLVEGEGDRRGAGAYADALIGYAAGREDNR is encoded by the coding sequence TTGAGCCTCGGCTTCTCCGTCGAGGACCTCCTTCCCAAGGCGCGCGGAGGGGGGCAGTTGAAGATGGGCCTCCAGAAGCTCGACGAGGAATGCTGGCTCCAGCCCGATCCCGACCTTGCCGCGCGGGCCGAAGGCTTCGCCGCCTATCCGGAGGGCATCCAGCTCTCTCCCGACGGTGAGGGGCCCGGAGGGGAGCTTGCCGCTATGCTCGGCCTCACCGGCGGTCTGCCCGAAGCCGCGCAGGCCCATCACGAAGACATGTGCCTCCTCACCAAGCGCGAGCAGGACGAGCAGTATCGCCTCGTCGGCGCGGCGGTGGCGTGGCCGTCGGACTGGACGCCCGCCGACAAGCTCGGCCTCCCGCTGCGCGCGCTCCATGCGCCGATCCAGGGCTATGAGGAACAGCTCGCCAGCGGGGTCGATCATTTCATGGCCAAGCTGAAGCCCGGGCCGATCTATGGCCGTTGCAACTGGTTCATCGCCACCACCGGCGACATGCGCTGGGTGGCCGAGCCGCCTGCAACAGCATTCGCCCATGTGACTCGCCAGAATGCTGGTGAGACGCTGTTCGTCCGCTCCGAGCGCCAGACCTTGCGCCGCTTGCCGCAGACGGGCGCGATCCTGTTCACGATCGGAGTCTACGTTTCGCCGTTGGGCGATCTGTCTGCTGCCAATATCGCCATGCTCGCCCGCGCCATCGGCTCGCTGGTCGAAGGTGAGGGGGATCGCCGCGGCGCGGGGGCTTACGCCGACGCGCTAATCGGCTATGCGGCGGGACGAGAGGACAATCGATGA
- a CDS encoding lysozyme inhibitor LprI family protein: MPDLDCEEPMTQTAMNVCSYRTYLRADIALNQAWSQVAERYRADDGQTDTWNAILKAQRSWLAYRDAECALQRDRFEGGSIAPLIANSCLFTLTELRTEQLQTLLDEN; this comes from the coding sequence TTGCCCGACCTCGATTGCGAAGAGCCGATGACGCAGACGGCGATGAACGTCTGCTCCTACCGCACGTATCTGCGCGCCGATATTGCGCTGAACCAGGCATGGTCGCAGGTGGCCGAGCGCTATCGCGCCGACGACGGCCAGACGGATACATGGAACGCGATCCTGAAGGCCCAGCGGTCCTGGCTGGCCTACCGCGATGCCGAATGCGCCCTGCAGCGGGACCGATTTGAAGGCGGGAGCATTGCGCCCCTGATTGCCAATAGCTGCCTTTTCACGTTGACCGAACTGCGCACAGAACAACTCCAGACCCTGTTGGACGAAAATTGA
- a CDS encoding acetyl-CoA carboxylase biotin carboxylase subunit — protein MFKKILIANRGEIACRVIQTAKRMGIATVAVYSDADARAPFVKMADEAVHIGPAAAAESYLVADKIIDACKQTGADAVHPGYGFLSERASFVEALEKENITFIGPPASAIAAMGDKIESKKLAAEAGVNTVPGSGGAIADTAEALEWANKIGYPVMMKASAGGGGKGMRLAWDDQDVKDGFEATQREGKNSFGDERVFIEKFIEDPRHIEIQILGDKHGNIIYLNERECSIQRRHQKVVEEAPSPFVTPTMRKAMGEQSVALAAAVDYHSAGTVELIVSGADETGESFYFLEMNTRLQVEHPVTEAITGVDLVEQMIRVAAGEKLEMTQDDVKIDGWAIENRVYAEDPYRGFLPSTGRLVRYDPPLPGWIHDDAENGRRGVDGVRVDDGVFEGGEVSMFYDPMIAKLVTWGETRDEAADLQIAALDAFEIEGLGHNVDFLSAIMQHPRFRSGELTTGFIAEEYPEGFEGAPADVELQKRLAAIAGFIATARNDRAKRIDQQLNGAPDPVFDWTIRLGDTDHAVTINESEIVVDGEAVDLSMEYTPGDRIVHALFDADENGEGSEQMSVRLKSSVTGLTLTTRGASHDLRILPARVAPLANHMIEKEPPDLSKLLICPMPGLLVSLHVAEGEEVQPGQPLATVEAMKMENILRAEKTGTIAKINAEEGDSLAVDAVILELE, from the coding sequence ATGTTCAAGAAAATCCTGATTGCCAATCGCGGCGAGATCGCCTGCCGTGTGATCCAGACGGCCAAGCGGATGGGGATCGCCACCGTGGCGGTCTATTCCGATGCCGATGCGCGCGCGCCGTTCGTAAAGATGGCGGACGAGGCGGTGCATATCGGCCCGGCGGCGGCGGCGGAAAGCTATCTGGTAGCGGACAAGATCATCGATGCCTGCAAGCAGACGGGGGCAGACGCCGTCCATCCGGGCTATGGGTTCCTCTCCGAACGCGCCAGCTTCGTCGAGGCGCTGGAGAAGGAGAACATCACTTTCATCGGCCCGCCCGCCAGCGCGATCGCGGCGATGGGCGACAAAATCGAATCGAAGAAGCTCGCCGCCGAAGCCGGGGTCAACACCGTGCCCGGATCGGGCGGCGCGATCGCCGATACGGCCGAAGCGCTCGAATGGGCCAATAAGATCGGCTATCCGGTGATGATGAAAGCCAGCGCCGGCGGCGGCGGCAAGGGTATGCGTCTCGCCTGGGACGATCAGGACGTGAAGGACGGGTTCGAGGCTACGCAACGCGAGGGCAAGAACAGCTTCGGCGACGAGCGCGTCTTCATCGAGAAGTTCATCGAAGACCCGCGCCACATCGAGATCCAGATCCTCGGCGATAAGCACGGCAACATCATCTATCTGAACGAGCGCGAATGCTCGATCCAGCGCCGCCACCAGAAGGTGGTCGAGGAAGCGCCGTCGCCGTTCGTGACGCCGACAATGCGCAAAGCCATGGGCGAGCAAAGCGTCGCCCTGGCCGCGGCGGTGGATTACCATTCCGCCGGTACGGTCGAACTGATTGTCAGCGGCGCCGACGAGACCGGCGAGAGCTTCTACTTCCTGGAAATGAATACCCGCCTGCAGGTCGAGCATCCGGTGACCGAAGCGATCACCGGCGTCGATCTGGTCGAGCAGATGATCCGCGTCGCGGCGGGCGAAAAGCTCGAAATGACGCAGGACGACGTGAAGATCGATGGCTGGGCGATCGAGAACCGCGTTTATGCCGAAGATCCCTATCGTGGTTTCCTGCCCTCCACCGGGCGTTTGGTGCGCTACGATCCGCCACTTCCGGGCTGGATCCACGACGACGCCGAAAACGGTCGTCGCGGTGTCGATGGCGTGCGCGTCGACGATGGCGTGTTCGAAGGCGGCGAAGTCTCGATGTTCTACGACCCGATGATCGCCAAGCTGGTGACCTGGGGCGAGACGCGCGACGAAGCCGCGGACCTCCAGATCGCCGCGTTGGATGCCTTCGAGATCGAGGGGCTCGGCCACAATGTCGATTTTCTCAGTGCGATCATGCAGCACCCACGTTTCCGCTCGGGCGAGCTGACCACCGGTTTCATCGCCGAAGAATACCCCGAAGGTTTCGAAGGCGCGCCTGCTGACGTCGAACTGCAGAAGCGGCTCGCCGCGATCGCGGGCTTCATCGCCACCGCGCGCAACGACCGCGCCAAGCGCATCGACCAGCAGTTGAACGGCGCGCCCGATCCGGTGTTCGACTGGACGATCCGCCTCGGCGATACCGATCACGCGGTGACGATCAACGAATCGGAAATCGTGGTCGATGGCGAGGCGGTGGACCTGTCGATGGAATACACGCCGGGCGATCGCATCGTGCATGCGCTGTTCGATGCGGATGAGAACGGTGAAGGCAGCGAGCAAATGTCGGTTCGCCTCAAGTCCAGCGTGACCGGTCTGACGCTGACCACTCGCGGGGCGAGCCACGATCTACGGATCCTGCCCGCGCGCGTCGCGCCGCTGGCGAATCACATGATCGAGAAGGAACCGCCTGATCTTTCCAAGCTGCTGATCTGCCCGATGCCGGGCCTGCTGGTCAGCCTACATGTCGCGGAAGGCGAGGAGGTGCAGCCCGGACAGCCGCTCGCGACGGTCGAGGCGATGAAGATGGAGAACATCCTACGCGCCGAGAAAACCGGCACGATCGCCAAGATCAATGCCGAGGAAGGCGACAGCCTGGCCGTCGACGCCGTAATCCTGGAGCTCGAATAG
- a CDS encoding thioesterase family protein yields the protein MAAGELFAAIRQEGDRYLAEVPNEWTQGRTSFGGYSAALAYEVARRLGGELPPLRSAQIAFVGPLFGDVELAARVLRKGRNATWIAVEITSEKGVGLSATFVFMQALDSRYDFDRVAAPADMVPLDKARDLPDSPMRPQFTRNLDMKFARPKPGEPQAELCWYVRLKERDGLDPMTELLLIADSLPPGVLGLGPIAAPMSSMTWQINLLTDQPATEDGWFMLESRAEHARDGSSHQTMGVWDASGRPLAAQTQSFALFG from the coding sequence ATGGCTGCAGGCGAGTTGTTCGCGGCGATCCGCCAAGAGGGCGACCGGTATCTGGCCGAAGTCCCGAATGAATGGACCCAGGGCCGCACGTCCTTTGGCGGGTATTCCGCCGCGCTGGCCTACGAAGTCGCGCGTCGGTTAGGGGGAGAATTGCCACCCTTGCGTTCGGCACAGATTGCTTTCGTCGGGCCGCTGTTCGGTGACGTGGAACTGGCGGCGCGCGTGCTGCGCAAGGGCCGCAACGCGACCTGGATCGCGGTGGAAATTACCAGCGAGAAGGGCGTCGGCCTCAGCGCGACCTTCGTGTTCATGCAGGCGCTCGATAGCCGATACGATTTCGATCGTGTTGCAGCGCCCGCCGACATGGTTCCGCTGGATAAAGCGCGCGATCTGCCGGATAGCCCGATGCGCCCGCAGTTCACGCGCAATCTCGACATGAAGTTTGCCCGGCCGAAGCCTGGCGAACCGCAAGCCGAGCTCTGCTGGTATGTGCGGCTGAAGGAGCGCGATGGGCTCGATCCGATGACCGAACTGTTGCTGATCGCCGATTCTTTGCCGCCCGGCGTGCTGGGCCTTGGCCCGATCGCGGCACCGATGAGTTCGATGACCTGGCAGATCAATCTGCTGACGGACCAGCCCGCGACGGAAGATGGCTGGTTCATGCTCGAGAGTCGCGCCGAACATGCCAGAGATGGAAGCTCACACCAGACAATGGGTGTGTGGGACGCCAGCGGCCGTCCGCTCGCAGCACAGACCCAGTCCTTCGCCTTGTTCGGCTGA